A single region of the Polyodon spathula isolate WHYD16114869_AA chromosome 12, ASM1765450v1, whole genome shotgun sequence genome encodes:
- the LOC121324889 gene encoding TBC1 domain family member 5 homolog A-like produces the protein MKNEKKWHCCRNSNEWKLHGYRNSNKRKWHSYRNSNDRKLHGYRNSSERKLHGYKKSNDRKLHGYKKSNDRKLHGYRNSSNRKWHGYRNSNKKKQHGYRNSNEKKRQSYRNSNERKRHGYRNRNETKQHSYRNSNERKLHGYRNSNERKWHSYRNSNDRKLRGYRNSNERKWHSYRNSNERKWHSYRNSNERKWHSYRNSNDRKLHGYRNSNERKWHGYMNSNERKWHSYRNNNERKQHGYRNSNERKRHGYRNSNEKKRQSYRNSNERKRHGYRNSNETKQHSYRNSNDRKLCGYRNSNERKWHSYRNSNERKWHSYRNSNDRKLHGYRNSSERKWHSYRNSNDRKLRGYRNSNERKWHSYRNSSERKWHSYRNSNDRKLHDYRNSNDRKLHDYRNSNDRKLRGYRNSSERKWHSCRNSSERKWHSYRNSNDRKLRGYRNSSERKWHSYRNSSERKWHSYRNSKERKQHDYRNTQCFDAR, from the exons ATGAA aAATGAGAAGAAATGGCACTGCTGCAGGAACAGCAATGAGTGGAAATTGCATGGCTACAGGAACAGCAATAAGAGGAAATGGCACAGCTACAGGAACAGCAATGACAGAAAATTACATGGCTACAGGAACAGCAGTGAGAGGAAATTGCATGGCTACAAGAAAAGCAATGATAGGAAACTGCATGGCTACAAGAAAAGCAATGATAGGAAACTGCATGGCTACAGGAACAGCAGTAATAGGAAATGGCATGGCTACAGGAACAGCAATAAGAAGAAACAGCATGGCTACAGGAACAGCAATGAGAAGAAACGGCAGAGCTACAGGAACAGCAATGAGAGGAAACGGCATGGCTACAGGAACAGAAATGAGAcaaaacagcacagctacagGAACAGCAATGAGAGGAAATTGCATGGCTACAGGAACAGCAATGAGAGGAAATGGCACAGCTACAGGAACAGCAATGACAGAAAATTGCGTGGCTACAGGAACAGCAATGAGAGGAAATGGCACAGCTACAGGAACAGCAATGAGAGGAAATGGCACAGCTACAGGAACAGCAATGAGAGGAAATGGCACAGCTACAGGAACAGCAATGACAGAAAATTGCATGGCTACAGGAACAGCAATGAGAGGAAATGGCATGGCTACATGAACAGCAATGAGAGAAAATGGCACAGCTACAGGAACAACAATGAGAGGAAACAGCATGGCTACAGGAACAGCAATGAGAGGAAACGGCATGGCTACAGGAACAGCAATGAGAAGAAACGGCAGAGCTACAGGAACAGCAATGAGAGGAAACGGCATGGCTACAGGAACAGCAATGAGAcaaaacagcacagctacagGAACAGCAATGACAGAAAATTGTGTGGCTACAGGAACAGCAATGAGAGGAAATGGCACAGCTACAGGAACAGCAATGAGAGGAAATGGCACAGCTACAGGAACAGCAATGACAGAAAATTGCATGGCTACAGGAACAGCAGTGAGAGGAAATGGCACAGTTACAGGAACAGCAATGACAGAAAATTGCGTGGCTACAGGAACAGCAATGAGAGGAAATGGCACAGCTACAGGAACAGCAGTGAGAGGAAATGGCATAGCTACAGGAACAGCAATGACAGAAAATTGCATGACTACAGGAACAGCAATGACAGAAAATTGCATGACTACAGGAACAGCAATGACAGAAAATTGCGTGGCTACAGGAACAGCAGTGAGAGGAAATGGCACAGCTGCAGGAACAGCAGTGAGAGGAAATGGCACAGCTACAGGAACAGCAATGACAGAAAATTGCGTGGCTACAGGAACAGCAGTGAGAGGAAATGGCACAGCTACAGGAACAGCAGTGAGAGGAAATGGCACAGCTACAGGAACAGCAAAGAGAGGAAACAGCATGACTACAGAAACACCCAATGCTTCGATGCAAGATGA